A single region of the Gemmatimonadaceae bacterium genome encodes:
- the fabD gene encoding ACP S-malonyltransferase, with protein sequence MDVVLLFPGQGSQKPGMGKDLAEEFPEARRVFEEVDEALGFSLSKLCFEGPAEELTLTHNAQPALLAHGAAAWSVVRNRIGSAVCAAAGHSLGEHTAYHAADATTLADAVRLVRRRGQLMYEEGLNRPGAMAAVLGKLEQTIESLCEQASRTSGVVVPANYNTEEQIVVSGEVSGVERVMALAKEAGAKRAVRLPVSGAFHSPLMKPAEDGLRQALASTPFAEPAFPVFSNVTEQESRSSADARELLATQLTSPVRWAGEITNIASRFRDPIFVELGPGAVLTGLLTRIVPGARGLACGTPAEVEKLMSKVA encoded by the coding sequence GTGGACGTCGTCCTTCTGTTCCCCGGCCAGGGTTCGCAAAAGCCCGGGATGGGTAAGGATCTCGCAGAGGAGTTTCCGGAGGCGCGCCGGGTTTTCGAGGAGGTCGACGAAGCTCTCGGCTTCTCGCTCAGCAAGCTCTGCTTCGAGGGCCCGGCCGAAGAGCTGACGCTGACGCACAACGCGCAGCCGGCGCTGCTTGCACACGGGGCCGCAGCGTGGAGTGTCGTTCGGAATCGGATCGGAAGCGCGGTCTGCGCCGCCGCGGGCCACTCACTCGGCGAGCACACCGCCTACCACGCCGCCGACGCGACGACGCTCGCGGATGCGGTGAGACTGGTTCGCCGGCGCGGACAGCTCATGTACGAGGAGGGGCTCAACCGGCCCGGCGCGATGGCAGCTGTTCTCGGCAAGCTCGAGCAGACCATCGAATCACTTTGCGAGCAGGCAAGCCGCACTTCGGGAGTCGTCGTACCCGCGAACTACAATACGGAGGAGCAGATCGTCGTGTCCGGCGAAGTGAGTGGAGTTGAGCGCGTAATGGCGCTGGCAAAGGAGGCGGGTGCGAAGCGCGCAGTTCGTCTTCCAGTGAGCGGTGCGTTTCATTCGCCATTGATGAAGCCTGCCGAGGACGGCCTTCGACAGGCGCTGGCGTCGACGCCGTTTGCGGAGCCCGCTTTTCCTGTTTTCTCGAACGTGACCGAGCAGGAGTCGCGCAGCTCCGCCGACGCGCGCGAGCTTCTCGCAACGCAGCTCACTTCGCCCGTACGGTGGGCCGGGGAGATCACCAACATCGCTTCTCGCTTCCGGGACCCGATTTTCGTGGAGCTCGGCCCGGGAGCAGTATTGACTGGATTGCTGACGCGGATCGTGCCCGGTGCGCGGGGGTTGGCGTGCGGAACACCGGCTGAAGTCGAGAAGCTCATGAGTAAGGTGGCTTGA
- the plsX gene encoding phosphate acyltransferase PlsX translates to MARIALDAMGGDFAPRAPIAGALHALTELEHDHVVQLVGHTRSIENQLSALLEGELAGCRHVRERITIVDAPDTIAMSDKPTAALRSGSNNTVSVGLRLQVDAESDAFVSAGNTGAQMAASALLLGRHAGLTRPAIATIFPTARKPLVFLDSGANVDCSANELVQFAWLGSVYAEYVLGRYKPAVGLLSIGEEKEKGNTTSKAAYALFQSAGFNFHGNVEGRDLPAGASDRGPIDVVVCDGFVGNVVLKFYEAVMPMIVGLLTDVPSFDRGKLEAALGPLDSTSYGGAPLLGVRGVSIICHGNSSPRAIKNAVKVAVRAVETRVNEHIEERLLGLVSGSGTGQVA, encoded by the coding sequence TTGGCGCGCATCGCGTTGGACGCCATGGGGGGCGACTTCGCTCCCAGGGCACCTATCGCCGGTGCGCTGCATGCTCTGACAGAGCTCGAGCACGACCACGTCGTGCAGCTCGTCGGGCACACTAGGTCCATTGAGAATCAGCTCAGCGCCCTGCTTGAAGGCGAGCTCGCGGGATGCCGGCACGTGCGCGAGCGGATCACGATCGTCGACGCTCCGGATACGATAGCGATGTCCGACAAGCCGACCGCAGCGCTGCGGAGCGGATCGAACAATACCGTGTCGGTCGGATTGAGGCTGCAGGTGGACGCTGAATCCGACGCATTTGTATCCGCGGGGAACACCGGCGCTCAGATGGCCGCCTCCGCACTGCTACTCGGGCGGCATGCCGGACTCACGCGGCCGGCGATCGCCACGATTTTTCCAACGGCGCGCAAGCCCCTCGTTTTCCTCGACTCCGGCGCAAACGTCGACTGCTCCGCAAACGAGCTCGTGCAGTTTGCCTGGCTCGGTTCGGTCTACGCCGAATACGTGCTCGGCCGGTACAAGCCGGCGGTTGGCCTCCTCAGCATCGGCGAAGAGAAGGAGAAGGGAAATACCACCAGTAAAGCGGCATACGCTCTGTTCCAGAGCGCAGGCTTCAATTTTCACGGCAACGTCGAAGGTCGTGACCTTCCGGCCGGCGCAAGCGACCGCGGGCCGATCGACGTCGTCGTATGCGACGGCTTCGTCGGCAATGTCGTGCTCAAGTTCTACGAGGCCGTCATGCCGATGATCGTCGGCCTTTTGACCGACGTGCCATCGTTCGACAGAGGGAAGCTGGAGGCTGCGCTCGGCCCGCTTGATTCCACTTCCTACGGCGGAGCGCCATTGCTCGGCGTTCGTGGCGTCAGCATCATCTGTCATGGAAACTCTTCGCCGCGGGCGATCAAGAACGCAGTGAAAGTCGCAGTGCGTGCGGTCGAGACGCGCGTGAACGAGCACATCGAAGAGCGTCTGCTCGGCCTGGTGTCGGGCTCGGGCACGGGACAGGTCGCGTGA
- a CDS encoding DUF177 domain-containing protein — MLSFDIRSLESQAAHVDGTVSPDDPVWEARDMRPARPIHVEGRLSAAGPGRFYFSGRMSGTSEMPCRRCLEDVRVEVSEDEHFIFSAAGEEETDDPDVFPFDPQAHQLDMRPAVREAWLLAAPAFVQCREDCKGICPTCGTDWNVADCDCEPVTIDSRWEKLRAIRDDLS, encoded by the coding sequence ATGCTGTCATTTGACATCCGCTCGCTGGAGTCGCAGGCAGCGCATGTGGACGGCACCGTTTCACCGGACGATCCGGTGTGGGAGGCCCGAGACATGCGCCCCGCGAGGCCGATCCATGTCGAGGGTCGGCTTTCAGCGGCAGGTCCGGGCCGCTTCTATTTCAGCGGACGAATGAGCGGCACAAGCGAAATGCCTTGCCGGCGATGCCTGGAGGACGTGCGAGTTGAGGTGTCGGAGGATGAGCATTTCATCTTCTCGGCCGCCGGTGAGGAGGAGACTGACGATCCGGATGTCTTTCCTTTCGATCCCCAGGCTCACCAGCTCGACATGAGGCCGGCCGTCAGGGAAGCCTGGCTGCTCGCCGCGCCAGCCTTTGTGCAATGTCGTGAGGACTGTAAGGGGATTTGCCCGACGTGTGGAACCGACTGGAACGTGGCCGATTGCGACTGCGAGCCAGTGACAATTGACAGCCGCTGGGAAAAGTTGCGCGCGATTCGCGACGACCTTTCCTAG
- a CDS encoding acyl carrier protein has product MADNSEKVKDIIEKELGVEREKLTNEASFIEDLGADSLDIVELVMEFEKEFNIDIPDEDAEKLRTVGDALGYLNTKVPA; this is encoded by the coding sequence ATGGCCGACAACTCTGAGAAGGTCAAGGACATCATCGAGAAGGAGCTCGGCGTCGAGCGTGAAAAGCTCACCAATGAAGCCAGCTTCATCGAAGACCTTGGGGCGGACAGTCTCGACATCGTCGAGCTCGTCATGGAATTCGAGAAGGAGTTCAATATCGACATTCCTGACGAGGATGCAGAGAAGCTGCGGACCGTCGGAGACGCCCTGGGCTATCTGAATACGAAAGTTCCCGCGTAA
- the fabG gene encoding 3-oxoacyl-[acyl-carrier-protein] reductase — translation MEIDLSNRVALVTGSTRGIGRAIASTLGSCGARVAVVGRDKEKADAVAAELGGGAMGFACDVSDSAAVAQLVAETEAAFGSLDILVNNAGLTRDNIVMRLKDEDWDAVLDANLRGAFATIRAASKGMIKRRWGRIINISSVVGIIGNKGQANYAASKAGLIGLTKTVAKELASRNILVNAIAPGFIETEMTDAMTAEARKGLIDAIPLDRLGSTDDVAQAVAFLSSDYASYITGQVLVVDGGMVM, via the coding sequence ATGGAGATCGATCTCTCGAACAGAGTCGCGCTCGTCACAGGCAGCACGCGCGGAATCGGGCGCGCGATCGCCTCGACGCTGGGTAGCTGCGGTGCCCGGGTCGCCGTGGTTGGACGAGACAAGGAGAAGGCCGACGCCGTTGCGGCCGAGCTCGGTGGTGGGGCGATGGGCTTCGCGTGCGACGTGAGCGACTCGGCTGCGGTCGCGCAGCTCGTTGCGGAGACTGAAGCCGCGTTCGGCTCACTGGACATCCTCGTCAACAACGCCGGATTGACCCGGGACAACATAGTCATGCGTTTGAAGGACGAGGACTGGGACGCGGTGCTCGATGCAAACCTTCGCGGCGCGTTTGCGACAATACGCGCAGCGAGCAAAGGAATGATCAAGCGCCGGTGGGGAAGGATCATAAACATCTCGAGCGTCGTCGGGATCATTGGCAACAAGGGCCAGGCAAACTACGCGGCGAGCAAGGCGGGGCTGATCGGTTTAACGAAGACAGTCGCGAAAGAGCTGGCATCCAGGAACATTCTGGTGAATGCCATCGCGCCGGGCTTCATCGAGACCGAAATGACAGACGCGATGACGGCGGAGGCCCGTAAAGGCCTGATTGACGCCATCCCGCTCGACCGTCTCGGATCAACGGATGATGTAGCTCAGGCAGTTGCGTTTCTTTCATCTGATTATGCGTCGTACATCACCGGCCAGGTACTCGTTGTCGACGGCGGAATGGTGATGTAG
- the rpmF gene encoding 50S ribosomal protein L32 produces the protein MAVPKRRTSKRKKRARNTHKIAPSIAIQKCPRCQSMKRPHHVCEECGYYDGEQRVAAREA, from the coding sequence ATGGCCGTCCCGAAGCGACGTACCTCGAAGAGGAAGAAACGCGCGCGCAACACGCACAAGATTGCGCCTTCGATTGCGATCCAGAAGTGTCCGCGCTGCCAGAGCATGAAGCGTCCGCATCACGTTTGTGAGGAGTGCGGATATTACGACGGTGAGCAGCGAGTAGCAGCAAGGGAAGCATAG
- the sucC gene encoding ADP-forming succinate--CoA ligase subunit beta → MNIHEYQAKEIFRAAGIPIPPGEVATTPDEAEKIARKFGGTVVVKAQVHAGGRGKAGGVKLAKTPEEAREAAARILALTIKDLPVKKVLVTPAAEIATEAYVGVIVDRASKRPVFMVSPAGGIDIEEVAEKTPEKIRRHPVDPRYGLRTYEAMELGFFLYDDVKQARAAAKIMQQLYSAFIASGGSLAEINPLVTTPSGDVVALDAKMVVDDNELDRLPNLAALRDETAEAPSEVEARNASLTFIKLDGNVGCVVNGAGLAMATMDLVKYYGGEPANFLDIGGSSNPEKVVAALRIITADPNVKAILFNIFGGITRTDDVANGIVTATKLNPLKVPIVIRLTGTNEEIAVKILEENGFVAMTDMDEAVQKAVALATGKAA, encoded by the coding sequence GTGAACATCCACGAGTACCAGGCAAAAGAGATTTTTCGCGCAGCGGGCATCCCGATCCCGCCCGGCGAGGTAGCCACTACTCCCGATGAAGCTGAGAAGATCGCCCGAAAATTCGGCGGTACAGTGGTGGTCAAGGCGCAGGTCCATGCGGGCGGGCGGGGAAAGGCCGGAGGCGTGAAGCTCGCAAAAACCCCAGAGGAAGCGCGCGAAGCTGCTGCCCGAATACTTGCTCTGACGATCAAAGATCTTCCAGTGAAAAAAGTTCTCGTCACCCCGGCGGCCGAAATCGCGACTGAGGCGTACGTAGGAGTGATCGTCGATCGCGCGTCGAAGCGGCCTGTTTTCATGGTGAGTCCGGCCGGCGGCATCGACATCGAGGAAGTGGCGGAAAAAACGCCCGAGAAAATCCGGCGGCACCCGGTCGACCCGCGGTATGGACTGCGCACCTACGAGGCAATGGAGCTCGGCTTTTTTCTGTACGACGATGTGAAGCAGGCGCGCGCTGCCGCGAAGATCATGCAGCAGCTTTACTCGGCCTTCATCGCAAGCGGCGGGTCCCTCGCTGAAATCAATCCGCTGGTCACGACGCCCTCGGGAGATGTCGTTGCTCTCGACGCAAAGATGGTCGTCGACGACAACGAGCTCGATCGTCTACCGAACCTTGCCGCGCTCCGCGACGAAACCGCGGAGGCGCCAAGCGAAGTCGAAGCGCGCAATGCAAGCCTCACCTTCATCAAGCTCGACGGAAATGTGGGCTGCGTCGTGAACGGAGCTGGACTCGCGATGGCAACAATGGATCTCGTGAAGTACTACGGCGGGGAGCCCGCGAATTTCCTGGACATCGGGGGCTCTTCCAATCCTGAAAAAGTAGTCGCCGCGCTGCGCATCATCACCGCCGATCCGAATGTGAAGGCAATCCTGTTCAACATATTCGGCGGAATAACGCGCACCGACGATGTAGCGAATGGAATAGTGACCGCGACAAAGCTCAATCCTCTGAAAGTGCCGATCGTGATCCGGCTCACGGGGACCAACGAAGAGATTGCGGTGAAGATCCTCGAGGAGAACGGGTTCGTCGCGATGACCGACATGGATGAAGCCGTGCAGAAAGCAGTGGCGCTCGCGACGGGAAAAGCAGCGTGA
- the ndk gene encoding nucleoside-diphosphate kinase, which produces MAGSRTLSIIKPDAFASGKAGKIISHLEDAGFQIVASRVLRLTQEQAGAFYAVHKERPFFGPLTTFMTSGACMPMVLERDDAVAALRRTIGATDPAEAEEGTVRKLYAESKERNAIHASDSDENAEREVAFFFPATELLQAR; this is translated from the coding sequence ATGGCTGGAAGCAGGACTCTCTCTATAATCAAGCCGGATGCCTTCGCCTCCGGGAAAGCAGGCAAGATCATATCGCATCTCGAGGACGCGGGATTTCAGATTGTCGCGTCGCGAGTGTTGCGACTCACTCAGGAGCAGGCCGGCGCTTTCTACGCGGTCCACAAAGAGCGCCCCTTCTTTGGGCCGCTCACGACTTTCATGACCTCAGGCGCGTGCATGCCGATGGTGCTGGAGCGCGACGACGCGGTTGCGGCGCTCAGGCGGACGATTGGAGCGACCGATCCGGCCGAGGCGGAGGAGGGTACGGTCCGCAAGCTGTACGCGGAATCGAAGGAGCGAAACGCGATTCACGCCTCCGATTCGGACGAAAATGCGGAGCGCGAAGTAGCGTTCTTCTTCCCGGCAACCGAGCTTCTTCAGGCGCGCTAG
- the fabF gene encoding beta-ketoacyl-ACP synthase II yields the protein MKRRVVVTGMGAITPVGNDVATTWQALLDGKSGAAPITHFDASGFPVRFACEVKGFDPLEFMDRKEAKRADQFTQYAVGAAKQAMTHAGLAVQNGMDPDRIGVIIGSGIGGLKIFEEQHDVYRQRGPGKISPFFIPMFISDIAAGIVSMQFNAKGPNYATVSACATSAHAIGDAYRTIQYGDADVMITGGAEATVTPMAIGGFANMKALSERNESPETASRPFDATRDGFVMGEGSGIVILEELEHARARGAKIYAEVAGYGATGDAYHLTAPAPNGEGAQRAMKRAMKDAGFAVEDIQYINAHGTSTPANDLNETAAIKAVFGDAAKTVSISSTKGATGHMLGAAGAIEFIISTLVVREGVIPPTINYETPDPECDLDYTPNKSIDRDVTGVLSNSFGFGGHNTTLAVKRFVD from the coding sequence ATGAAGCGAAGGGTCGTCGTCACCGGCATGGGAGCGATTACGCCCGTTGGTAACGACGTGGCGACGACTTGGCAGGCCCTGCTGGATGGAAAATCAGGCGCCGCGCCAATCACCCACTTCGACGCGTCCGGCTTTCCGGTCCGCTTTGCGTGTGAGGTGAAAGGATTCGATCCCCTCGAGTTCATGGATCGGAAGGAGGCCAAGCGCGCCGACCAGTTCACCCAGTACGCAGTCGGTGCGGCGAAGCAGGCGATGACACACGCCGGTCTCGCGGTGCAGAACGGAATGGACCCCGACCGTATCGGCGTGATAATCGGGAGCGGCATCGGCGGTCTCAAGATTTTCGAGGAGCAGCACGATGTCTACCGGCAGCGTGGACCGGGAAAGATCTCTCCTTTCTTCATCCCGATGTTCATCTCCGACATCGCCGCCGGCATCGTGTCGATGCAGTTCAACGCCAAGGGCCCAAACTACGCCACCGTATCAGCTTGTGCGACGAGCGCTCACGCAATTGGTGATGCCTACCGCACCATCCAGTACGGCGACGCCGACGTGATGATCACCGGAGGAGCGGAAGCGACTGTGACGCCGATGGCGATCGGCGGATTCGCGAACATGAAAGCTCTTTCGGAGCGGAACGAATCACCCGAGACAGCTTCGCGTCCCTTCGACGCGACGCGCGACGGCTTCGTGATGGGTGAAGGCTCGGGGATCGTGATCCTGGAAGAGCTCGAGCACGCGCGCGCACGCGGCGCGAAGATTTACGCCGAGGTCGCCGGGTATGGAGCGACGGGAGATGCATACCACCTGACCGCGCCGGCTCCAAACGGCGAGGGCGCCCAGCGCGCCATGAAGCGGGCAATGAAAGATGCGGGATTTGCCGTGGAAGACATCCAGTACATCAACGCCCACGGAACGTCGACGCCGGCCAACGACCTGAACGAGACTGCCGCAATCAAGGCGGTGTTCGGAGATGCTGCGAAGACCGTGAGCATCAGCTCCACCAAGGGAGCGACCGGTCACATGCTTGGAGCGGCTGGAGCGATCGAGTTCATCATCAGCACGCTGGTGGTACGCGAGGGGGTCATTCCTCCAACCATCAATTACGAGACTCCCGACCCCGAGTGCGATCTCGACTATACGCCCAACAAGTCCATCGATCGCGACGTCACGGGTGTCCTCAGCAACAGCTTCGGCTTCGGCGGGCACAATACAACGCTCGCCGTGAAGCGATTCGTCGACTAG
- a CDS encoding carbamate kinase has protein sequence MSDGQRTAVVALGGNALSPPGERSTIADQFRHTRESLAAIVDLARDGWHLCVVHGNGPQVGDELIRNEVARADVEPLPLGVLVAATAGWIGYMIQQSLDNALRKAGIARSVTTIVTQVQVDPSDSALLNPSKFIGHAIPEDRAAALIGEGHSVKQDANGMYRRVVGSPVPRGIHDMEIIKPLVESGTIVIACGGGGVPVYTDALKNLEGVDAIIDKDAVAAVLAAELGAELLLILTSVDAVYADWGTPAKRALSTMTVAEAQSLDAAKAFGEGSMAPKVRAAADFVSKTGGRAIIAALDQGMEAVHGRAGTTIAR, from the coding sequence GTGAGTGATGGACAGCGAACGGCGGTCGTCGCGCTGGGAGGGAACGCGTTGTCGCCGCCGGGCGAACGGTCGACGATCGCCGACCAGTTCCGTCATACGCGCGAGAGTCTCGCGGCAATCGTGGACCTCGCCCGCGACGGATGGCACCTCTGCGTCGTCCATGGCAACGGACCCCAGGTTGGTGATGAGCTCATCCGCAACGAAGTTGCGCGCGCCGACGTCGAGCCGCTGCCACTGGGAGTCCTCGTCGCGGCAACGGCAGGATGGATCGGCTACATGATCCAGCAGTCGCTCGACAATGCGCTACGCAAAGCCGGAATCGCTCGTTCCGTTACGACGATCGTCACGCAGGTGCAGGTAGATCCATCGGACAGCGCGTTGCTCAATCCGTCGAAATTCATCGGACATGCGATACCCGAGGACAGAGCCGCTGCGCTCATCGGCGAAGGGCACTCGGTGAAACAGGATGCCAACGGGATGTACCGCCGAGTAGTGGGGAGCCCGGTTCCACGTGGCATTCACGACATGGAGATCATCAAGCCGCTGGTCGAGAGTGGAACGATTGTCATCGCCTGCGGCGGCGGCGGAGTTCCGGTTTACACCGATGCGCTGAAGAACCTCGAGGGTGTTGACGCAATCATCGACAAGGACGCGGTTGCTGCGGTGCTCGCCGCGGAGCTGGGCGCGGAGCTGCTGTTGATTCTCACCAGCGTCGATGCCGTGTACGCTGATTGGGGAACGCCGGCGAAGCGTGCGCTCTCCACCATGACTGTTGCCGAAGCCCAATCGCTCGACGCGGCGAAGGCGTTCGGGGAAGGGAGCATGGCGCCCAAGGTTCGCGCAGCTGCTGACTTCGTCAGCAAGACCGGAGGCCGCGCAATCATTGCGGCGTTGGATCAGGGAATGGAAGCAGTTCATGGTCGGGCGGGAACCACTATTGCCCGTTAA
- a CDS encoding beta-ketoacyl-ACP synthase III, with translation MKRPIAAVVGTGRGVPEGVMTNHDFAAIGIETSHEWIVERSGIVERRIARNGETTCSMAADAARKAMERANVHPGQLDTIILSTATPDRLLPSTAVDLQAELGAGRAAAFDIGAACAGWLYAMTVAEGMITSGTSETVLVVGAEKMSAIVDWKDRATCVLFGDGAGAAILQRAKTGKGILSAYMRSDGKLADLLYRPAGGATNQFSQQVLDERTHYVRMAGREVFKHAVRSMSDAADRALDAARLTGDDIDLLIPHQANVRIIEATAKHSGIPMEKVYVNVDRFGNTSSASIPIAIDEAIERGQIHEGSTVLLVAFGAGFTWASMIIRF, from the coding sequence GTGAAGCGGCCTATCGCGGCGGTGGTGGGCACCGGTCGAGGCGTTCCCGAAGGCGTGATGACGAATCACGACTTCGCAGCCATCGGAATCGAGACGTCGCACGAGTGGATTGTCGAGCGGTCGGGGATCGTCGAGCGCCGCATCGCCCGCAACGGCGAGACGACATGTTCGATGGCTGCAGACGCCGCACGGAAAGCCATGGAGCGCGCCAACGTCCACCCCGGACAGCTCGACACCATCATTCTCAGTACAGCCACGCCCGACCGCCTGCTGCCTTCGACTGCCGTCGATCTTCAAGCCGAGCTCGGCGCAGGCCGCGCCGCTGCTTTCGATATTGGAGCTGCGTGTGCGGGCTGGCTCTACGCGATGACCGTGGCCGAAGGGATGATTACCTCTGGAACGTCCGAGACGGTTCTCGTCGTAGGCGCCGAGAAGATGAGCGCAATCGTCGACTGGAAGGATCGAGCGACGTGCGTTCTCTTCGGAGACGGGGCCGGCGCGGCGATTCTCCAGCGCGCGAAAACGGGCAAGGGAATTCTCTCTGCCTACATGCGGAGTGACGGAAAACTCGCCGACCTGCTGTATCGCCCCGCGGGCGGGGCGACAAATCAGTTCTCGCAGCAGGTGCTCGACGAGCGTACCCACTACGTGCGGATGGCCGGGAGGGAGGTTTTCAAACACGCGGTCAGGTCGATGTCCGATGCTGCTGACCGTGCTCTCGACGCGGCAAGATTGACCGGTGACGACATTGACCTTCTGATTCCGCATCAGGCCAACGTCCGCATCATCGAAGCGACTGCCAAGCACTCCGGCATTCCCATGGAAAAGGTCTACGTCAATGTCGACCGCTTCGGCAACACGTCGTCGGCGTCGATTCCAATCGCTATCGACGAAGCAATCGAGCGCGGTCAGATTCACGAAGGAAGCACCGTCCTTCTTGTCGCTTTCGGCGCCGGCTTCACCTGGGCGTCGATGATAATCCGCTTCTAG
- the sucD gene encoding succinate--CoA ligase subunit alpha, whose translation MSIFIDNDTRLIVQGITGRDGSFHARQMMEYGTRVVGGVTPGKGGQKFDGTVPIFNTVEQAVAETGANASVIYVPPMFAADAMMEAADAGIPFIVCITEGVAVLDMTKVYPFVREKGARLLGPNCPGLISPGKSKVGIIPGRICTPGPIGLVSRSGTLTYEVVFQMTRANLGQTTCVGIGGDPINGTSFIDCLAAFEADPDTQAVVMIGEIGGTDEQEAAAFVKAKMSKPVVGFIAGQTAPPGRRMGHAGAIISGSSGTAAEKMEAFEKNGIAVARRPIDVVQLLR comes from the coding sequence GTGAGCATATTCATCGATAACGACACGCGGCTCATCGTTCAGGGCATCACCGGCCGCGACGGCTCGTTCCACGCGCGGCAAATGATGGAGTACGGGACCCGGGTCGTCGGTGGTGTCACCCCGGGAAAGGGTGGGCAGAAGTTCGACGGAACAGTGCCGATCTTCAACACCGTCGAGCAGGCAGTAGCAGAGACCGGTGCAAACGCATCGGTCATCTACGTTCCACCGATGTTCGCGGCCGACGCGATGATGGAGGCTGCAGATGCCGGAATTCCTTTCATCGTCTGCATCACCGAAGGCGTCGCTGTGCTCGACATGACGAAGGTCTATCCATTCGTGCGGGAGAAGGGCGCCAGGCTCCTCGGACCGAATTGTCCCGGCCTCATCTCTCCGGGAAAGTCGAAGGTCGGCATTATCCCCGGCAGGATTTGCACGCCGGGGCCAATTGGGCTCGTCAGTCGTTCCGGAACGCTTACCTACGAGGTTGTCTTCCAGATGACGAGGGCCAACCTCGGACAGACGACATGTGTCGGAATCGGAGGCGATCCGATAAACGGGACCAGTTTCATCGACTGCCTCGCGGCCTTCGAGGCCGATCCTGATACCCAGGCTGTCGTCATGATCGGCGAGATCGGCGGCACTGACGAGCAGGAGGCAGCGGCATTCGTGAAAGCAAAGATGAGCAAACCGGTGGTCGGGTTCATTGCGGGGCAGACGGCTCCGCCGGGACGCAGGATGGGTCACGCAGGCGCGATAATCTCGGGATCGTCCGGCACGGCGGCCGAGAAGATGGAAGCCTTCGAGAAGAACGGAATCGCTGTCGCAAGGCGGCCCATCGATGTCGTGCAACTTCTCAGGTAA
- the mqnE gene encoding aminofutalosine synthase MqnE: MLRSPEFDLSRVSDAPLRRVGEKVLAGARLNDDDAGVMFRSPDLLGLGALASHVNALRHGDVVTFAANQHINPTNVCYLRKTCVFCSFARLPKEDGAYRYTLEQVLDEAAVAGNGLTKEFHIVGGLDMHAGLDYYSEMFRELKTRHPQVHIKALTAVEIAHIARIEKMSIEEVLIALREAGLDTLPGGGAEVFGRGVRMEIADKKLAAEDWIAVHRTAHRLGIRSNCTMLYGHVETIEDRVEHLGILRSLQDETGGFLAYIPLAYHPDNNALGIELGREGTATTGFDDLRNLAVGRLFLDNFEHVKTHWIMVTPFLSQIALSFGVNDLEGTVVREKIYHEAGATTAQGLGLDDLLKLIRDAGKIPAERDSFYNILRTFDGPHAAAA, translated from the coding sequence ATGCTGCGCTCGCCGGAATTCGATCTGTCCCGTGTTTCGGACGCGCCGCTTCGCAGGGTTGGCGAGAAGGTCCTCGCGGGCGCGCGACTCAATGACGACGACGCGGGAGTCATGTTTCGCTCTCCCGATCTCCTCGGTCTCGGCGCACTTGCTTCGCATGTGAATGCGCTCCGTCACGGCGACGTCGTGACATTTGCCGCGAATCAACACATCAACCCGACCAACGTTTGCTACCTCAGGAAGACATGCGTTTTCTGTTCCTTCGCGCGGCTCCCCAAGGAGGACGGTGCTTACCGATACACGCTCGAGCAGGTGCTCGACGAGGCGGCTGTGGCGGGGAATGGCCTGACGAAAGAGTTCCACATCGTTGGCGGCCTCGATATGCACGCGGGCCTCGACTACTACAGCGAGATGTTCCGGGAGCTCAAGACGCGGCATCCGCAGGTTCACATCAAGGCCCTCACGGCGGTTGAGATTGCACACATCGCCCGTATCGAGAAGATGTCCATCGAGGAGGTTTTGATCGCCCTGCGCGAAGCCGGCCTCGACACTTTGCCGGGCGGGGGCGCCGAGGTATTCGGGCGCGGCGTAAGAATGGAGATAGCGGACAAGAAGCTCGCTGCCGAGGATTGGATCGCCGTCCACCGGACGGCTCATCGGCTGGGAATCAGGTCGAACTGCACGATGCTTTACGGCCACGTCGAGACGATCGAGGACCGCGTTGAGCATCTCGGAATTCTTAGATCTCTGCAGGACGAGACCGGCGGCTTCCTCGCGTACATCCCACTCGCGTACCATCCGGACAACAATGCGCTCGGCATCGAGCTGGGCCGCGAGGGCACGGCTACGACCGGGTTCGACGACCTTAGAAATCTGGCAGTGGGGCGGCTCTTCCTCGACAACTTCGAGCACGTCAAAACGCACTGGATCATGGTTACGCCTTTCCTCTCGCAGATTGCGCTCTCGTTCGGAGTCAATGATCTGGAGGGCACGGTCGTACGCGAGAAGATCTACCATGAAGCTGGCGCAACGACGGCGCAGGGACTCGGGCTCGACGATCTGCTCAAATTGATCCGCGACGCTGGGAAGATTCCGGCGGAGCGCGATTCGTTCTACAACATCCTGCGGACGTTCGACGGACCGCACGCGGCGGCGGCATGA